Within the uncultured Draconibacterium sp. genome, the region AGATACAAATAACGGGGTGATAGTCGATTTATCATATGCGTTGTCGGGGCGGTTTGTAGCAGAAGATCATGTAGTTGAAGAGGATGCAATTAGTGGCTGGATTGATACAAAAACTACCTGTAGCCGTGGAATTTACCGGATTTATTATTATTTGCAGGTGCCTGGATGCCAGTCGATAGTTGAAACAGCGGAACACAAATTTCTGATTGAAGGCAATAAAACAGCTGATATTCAGGTAAATATTGGTTTCTCATCGGTAAATGCCGATTATGCCAAAGAAAGAATATGGAATAATAGTTTTGAACAGGTACGTCTGAGTGCACAAGCACAATGGAGTAATTTGTTAAACCGAATTCAGGTGTCGGGAGAGAAAGACAGGGTCGAGCTGTTTTATTCGTTATTATACCGGGGCCTGCAGGCTCCTTATCTTATTTCGGAAGATGACGGTGTTTATACTGCCATTGATGGTTCTGTTCAAAATTCTGCTATTCCCGTTTATAATGGATGGGCCATTTGGGATAATTACAGAGAACAGTTGCCAATGTTATCTCTGTTTTATCCGGAAGAATACAGTGGCATAGCCTGGTCTGTTGCGAATTTATATCCTTATGGGAAAGACAATTGGGCAACCAGGCACGAACCTTCGCCAACAGTACGTACCGAGCATGCAATGGTTGTTTTGTTAGACGCGTGGAACAAAGGATATGATATTCCGTTTGACGAAATTAAAGAATATCTGCTGGAAGAAGCTGAAAATTTAGATTACAAATCGCCAGACAAAGCACTGGAATCGAGTTATGATTGTTGGGCACTCTCCGAGATCTTAAAAATTACCGGAGACAATGATCTTAGCTCTAAATACAGAAAAAAGGCTTTGGAATATAAAAAGTATTGGTTGAAAGATTTTAAGGATTTGAACCAACCAGACATTGATCGTATGCAGGCGCGCGGACTTTACCAGGGAACTATTTGGCAGTATCGCTGGTTTGTGCCGTTTGATGTGGCAGGATTAAAAGAGTTGGCGGGAGGAGAGGACGCTTTTTTAGAGCAACTCGATCGTTTTTTTGAGGAAAATAACTACAACCACGCTAATCAGCCCGACCTCCAGGTACCTGGCTTATACAATGCTACAAAAGAGCCATGGAAATCTCAAAAGCTGTTCAGAGAATTATTGCTCGATACGGTTGTACAATGCTATTTTAACAATAACAGCAAAGGCATTGATCCGTATATTGGACGCATTTACAATAACCGTCCAAAGGCATATTTGCGTACAATGGATGACGATGCGGGAACCATGTCGTCGTGGTTTGTATTGCGCAGTCTCGGACTATCGGCGGCCAATGTTGGTGAGCCGGTATACTATCTTACGGCACCTGTTTTTCAAACGGTGAAACTGGATTGGGGAAATGGCAGAACATTCGATATCAAAATTGAAAATTACAATAAGGATCACTTTTATATCAAAAGAGTAAAGCTGAATGGAGAAGAGTTAAAACGAAACTGGTTAACCCATCAGGAAATAGTCTCGGGAGGCGAACTGCTTATTGAAACTTCGGATGTGCCTAATAAAAATTGGGGTATTGAAAAAAGATAATTCCTGCTCGAAAATTCGAGGTCTGAATAATAATTAGACAACAGAAATAGAGATGACAGTTGTATCAAAAGCTCTGGTTAAAAGGCTCTATCAGGTATTCTACTTATTTATTATGAATTTGAAAATATATACTGGAAGAATTTATACAAAATTGATCTAAAATTTGGCTTAATAAGTCAGGACGAGTTCAATTATTTAATAATCAACTTTAATAGCATGAAACAAACAATTTTAATAGTTGCATCTATCTTAGCAACTGCATTATTAGGAAATTCACAAGAGTTAAATACTTTAACTAAAGCTGAAAAAAAAGCTGGATGGGAACTGCTTTTTAACGGAAAAGACCTTGATGGTTGGAAAATTTTTCAGGGTGGTGATGAAGTAAAAGGATGGAAAGTAATTGATGGTATCCTTAATAATTCCGGTACAGGAAGTGACCATGGAGGAGATATTATCACAAAAAAACAGTTCAAAGATTTTGAATTGTATCTGGAATGGAAAATTGCACCCGAAAGTAATAGTGGTATTTTTTACCATGTACAGGAAGGCGTTGCTGAAAAAATTTATGAAACAGGCCCTGAGTATCAGTTATTAGACGATAAAGGCTGGCCAACAAAACTCAACGACAGCCAGTATACCGGGTCTAATTATGCAATGCAAAAGCCAATTGGTGCCAAAGTAAAACCACTTGACGAGTGGAACACTACGCGCATTATTGTTAAAGGAAGCAAAGTAGAACACTATTTAAACGGGAAAAAAGTAGTGGAATACGAATTATGGACCGACGATTGGAAAGAGCGTAAAAGTAACTGCAAATGGAAAAATGCACTTTACTACGGCGTGGCAAAAAAAGGACACATCGGGTTGCAAGATCATGGTGGCCTTACCCAATTTAGAAATATGAAGATTCGGAAACTATAACAAAAAATGATCGGGGTAAATTATAACAATACTTTTGTTTATAAATCAACGCCCGCGCAAAAAATAGATTAATGAAACGACCATGAATTTTAACATTTTAAAATACACCCATAAAAATGATTAAAATTCATCGGGAGTTACATCTTATACCGAATAAATAAACAATTTTAATAAGATGAAAAGAAGAGATTTTCTGAAAAATGCAGCGGCATTTGCATCCATTACCATGTTGCCGTCATCAGTATGGGCACTAACAAAAAATGGTAAATTGAGAACAGCACATATCGGAGTTGGAGGAATGGGGCTTTCTGATTTAAAATCAATAGCTTCTCATCCGATGGTTGAAGTTACAGCACTATGCGATGTCGACTCAATTCGGTTGGCAGAAGCTAATATGTTATATCCTGAGGCAAAGACGTTTGCAGACTACCGGGTGCTTTTTGATAAAATGGGTAAAGATATTGATGCAGTAATTGTATCAACGCCCGACCATACCCATGCGCCTGCATCTATGCTGGCTATGCAAATGGGAAAACCTGTTTATTGTCAAAAACCGCTCACGCATCATGTGTCCGAAGCGCGGGCTATGCGTAAATATGCTGAAGAAAATGACCTTATTACCCAAATGGGTATCCAATGTCACTCAAGCGACATGTACCGAAAAGCGGTGGTATTAATTCAGCAAGGAATTATTGGTAAAGTAAATACCGTTCGTGCCTGGTCACCCAAAAATTGGGGATACGATGGAGAAGCTCCCGGTGGTAGCGATCCTGTACCGGAGACATTAGACTGGAACCTGTGGTTGGGAACTTCACCAGAACGTCCTTATAAAGAAGGATTTTATCATCCCGGAAATTGGCGAAAATTATTAGATTACGGTTGCGGAACTTTAGGAGATATGGGAGTACACATTTTTGATACACCGTACACTGCTCTCGATCTGGATGTGCCAAAAACCATTAAGACGAAATGCCGAAAACCTATCGGCTTTGGACATCCTGAACACAATATCGTAACCTACGAATTTCCGGGAACAAAATATACAACCGATCAATTGAAATGGGTTTGGTACGATGGCCCGGGAGCTCCAAAGAGACATGCCGATCTGAAATTGCCGAATAAAGAGAAACTTCCAAACCAGGGAGCTATGTTTATCGGCGAAAAAGGGAAACTGCTTCTTCCTCACTGGGATTATCCGAAACTAATTGTAAACGGGAAGTATGAACCTGTTAACTTTCCTGAAATGGATAAGGCTGATCACTATCACCAATTTGTCGATACCTGTTTGGGAAAAGATGAATGCAGTGCTTCATTTACCTATGCAGCCCG harbors:
- a CDS encoding glycoside hydrolase domain-containing protein — protein: MMKFDMKRIAFWQLIAAGFFMLVSCSIETTNKGEEKTDTGNKVKAVNVFLGTSGDHGQMSPSASYPFSMLSIGPVTTPHTHTGYEYYAKNYNGFVHTHLEGVGCTGSGGNILIKPILSGNEQTELIKENQQAEPGYYKVNFTNGINAEMSVLHNFGIHRYHFPDTNNGVIVDLSYALSGRFVAEDHVVEEDAISGWIDTKTTCSRGIYRIYYYLQVPGCQSIVETAEHKFLIEGNKTADIQVNIGFSSVNADYAKERIWNNSFEQVRLSAQAQWSNLLNRIQVSGEKDRVELFYSLLYRGLQAPYLISEDDGVYTAIDGSVQNSAIPVYNGWAIWDNYREQLPMLSLFYPEEYSGIAWSVANLYPYGKDNWATRHEPSPTVRTEHAMVVLLDAWNKGYDIPFDEIKEYLLEEAENLDYKSPDKALESSYDCWALSEILKITGDNDLSSKYRKKALEYKKYWLKDFKDLNQPDIDRMQARGLYQGTIWQYRWFVPFDVAGLKELAGGEDAFLEQLDRFFEENNYNHANQPDLQVPGLYNATKEPWKSQKLFRELLLDTVVQCYFNNNSKGIDPYIGRIYNNRPKAYLRTMDDDAGTMSSWFVLRSLGLSAANVGEPVYYLTAPVFQTVKLDWGNGRTFDIKIENYNKDHFYIKRVKLNGEELKRNWLTHQEIVSGGELLIETSDVPNKNWGIEKR
- a CDS encoding DUF1080 domain-containing protein → MKQTILIVASILATALLGNSQELNTLTKAEKKAGWELLFNGKDLDGWKIFQGGDEVKGWKVIDGILNNSGTGSDHGGDIITKKQFKDFELYLEWKIAPESNSGIFYHVQEGVAEKIYETGPEYQLLDDKGWPTKLNDSQYTGSNYAMQKPIGAKVKPLDEWNTTRIIVKGSKVEHYLNGKKVVEYELWTDDWKERKSNCKWKNALYYGVAKKGHIGLQDHGGLTQFRNMKIRKL
- a CDS encoding Gfo/Idh/MocA family oxidoreductase, producing MKRRDFLKNAAAFASITMLPSSVWALTKNGKLRTAHIGVGGMGLSDLKSIASHPMVEVTALCDVDSIRLAEANMLYPEAKTFADYRVLFDKMGKDIDAVIVSTPDHTHAPASMLAMQMGKPVYCQKPLTHHVSEARAMRKYAEENDLITQMGIQCHSSDMYRKAVVLIQQGIIGKVNTVRAWSPKNWGYDGEAPGGSDPVPETLDWNLWLGTSPERPYKEGFYHPGNWRKLLDYGCGTLGDMGVHIFDTPYTALDLDVPKTIKTKCRKPIGFGHPEHNIVTYEFPGTKYTTDQLKWVWYDGPGAPKRHADLKLPNKEKLPNQGAMFIGEKGKLLLPHWDYPKLIVNGKYEPVNFPEMDKADHYHQFVDTCLGKDECSASFTYAARLTESILLGVIANRFPKKLLHWDIASARFVEPEANKLLDFKYRKF